CCTCACTTCCACCACtctctgcagcagtgctgcagacCCTGCGGCAGCCAGACCCTGCACCCCAGGCTGGTTTGCCCTCCAGAGCTGCCCGGGTGCAGCTCAGCTCACGGCTATGCCTTCTCCCGCAGCCACCCTGGTCCCTGGCAGTGGCAGACAGCGCATGGCCAGTGGGCTGAGAGAGGGGCTTCTGCAGCGGGGTCCCGccagcagcaaggcagctgcCACCCTCCCCACCTCCACTACCTCCACGGTCCAGAAGTACCCGGTGGAGGCATCCCCCATCCCTTCAAATGACGATGTGGTGCTTGGTGAGaccctggggacaggcagctcACGGGAAGGGGTTTCATGTCCTTGCTGGGGAAGCGTGAGCTGGTGGCACCATGCTGCCACGCTCACCCACTGTCCCTCTGTGTCCTGCTCCACTTCTGCAGGGCTGATTGTGGTGTGCACAGTGGCTGGGATCTCGGCACTGATCGTGGCTGCAGTCTGCTGGTGCAGGTGAGacgggggctgctggggccagCCAGCCCCTCAGTGTCCTCATGCCCACAGGAGCTTGTTCCTGTGCTTCCTGGGCGTGTGGGGGGTTTGGAGGAGAGGCAATAGCTGTTCTTGCCAGTCCACCTGCAGGTAGTGTCTGCCAGTCAGGGCTGGAGGACAGTGGTGGGACATCCCCATGCCAGGCACAGGCTCCTGAGAGCTGGTGGCACCTGGTTTGGGCATTGCTGTGGTGCTGGGTGTTGTCAGCCGCAGCATGTCGGTGCCTCATGCCCAGGCCTCATGGGATGGAGGTGGCTGCACGTGGGGGTGGCACTCGTCGCGGGTGCCATCACAGGGAACAGGGATGTGGGTGGGAGCACTGAGCTCCCCTGGGTTCGCTGGCTCCCGTATGGAGTCATCCAGTCCAGTGTCCCCTGCTGACTGCTCTCTTCCCTGGCAGGCTGCAGAAGGAGGTCAGGCTGGCACAGAAAGCAGACTACGCGGCACAGCGAGCAGCCAGCCCCTTACCCTATGACAAGATCTCGGTAAGGTGCCCTCAACCCTCCTTGCAGGGTTTTTGGTGCAGGGGTCGTGCTGGTGCTGTGCTTGAGGGGCTTCTGACATGGTAGGGGACACCCACCAGCCAGGCTGGGTGCTCTCTGGAGCCCGGCCTCCATGCCTGTCCTTGCTCTCTCCACAGCCTGGGGACAAGACACTGGCTCAGAGTGCCCAGATGTACCACTACCAGCACCAAAAGCAGCAGATGCTCTCCATGGAGAAGTAAGCAGACCTGGTCTCTGATCGATGCCCTGCTATTAACCGGGGTGCTGTTAGTCATCCCTTTGGGCTTCATCCCCTCTCTGCATCCTCTCCCCCCAGGCATAAAGAGGAGCCCAAGCTGCCGGACTCAGCGTCATCTGACGAGGAGAACGAGGATGGAGACTTCACCGTGTACGAGTGCCCTGGGCTGGCTCCGGTACGGCGGGTGCAGGGCATCTGGGAGGGAACCTGTGCGTGCGGGGTAGGATCCAACACATGCTTGGGATATGCAGTTCCTCACAAGGAGCCTTTTAAACACGTCCTTCATCAAACCCTGAGATAGgccaacccctctgcttggtTGGACCACCGCCATGTGCCTTGGCCAGGTCCCACTGGAGCCGTCCATTGCGCAGGAGTGGGTGCCCTGGTATGGGTGCTGCAGCATGGGGCCATTCGCTGGGGAGCACTGCCCCATGGCCCCAGGAGTGGAGAGCTGGAGTGGCCCTTGGCAGACCCAACCGGCCACCGCTGTGGTGCCAAGGACACGGCCACCTTAGGCTTTTGGGCACCAGGACAGGGGAACTCATCCTGGTACCTCCCCAGCACCTGGGCCAGGGACCTGTGGCCCCTCAAacccggggggggcggggacgggggggacgACACACAACACGACACTTTCTTGGCTGTCAGGGGaccctggggaagggcagctcctAACAGTCCTGGGTACAAAGAGCACAAAGAGACCCAAAAAGAGCTTTTCACATGGTAATGGTTGCGGAGCCTGACCATCAGGGCCTAGATTAAGGGTCATCATTAGGTCTTTACAGGCCCATTAAAGGGCACTTCATGGCAGGCGGGCAGTCTGGGCAAGGAACCCCATTCCTGCCAGCCAGGCTGAGGGTCCTCTCCTGGGGtccccagccaggctgtggggtcccATCCCATCTGGGACCATGGGTTTTATATGCCATCATCCCCTCCCAGCATCCCTGGCTGCTCCTGGTGGGGAGGCAGCACCTTTCTAGGGGTGACAGCGGAGACCTGGTGTGTGtcaccccagcccagcccacgAGGTCCCCCATCCTCTACCCTCCTTGCTGTGCTGGGGTTCAGGGCAGCTCAACCCCCAGCCGGTTTTTGACctcctgccttttccttccccccatcCTGCTCCCTCCACTACTGCAGACCGGAGAAATGGAAGTGAGGAACCCGCTGTTTGACGACTCCTCCTTACACCCCTCGAACCCCAAGTCGCACCAGTAacacccctcctctcctctgcccaagCTCGCTACGGACTGTATGCCCAACGCCAAAACCCGGCGGGGTGGCCACACCGGAGGGGCACCCGCAGCCGGGCAAAGGGGCGCGGACCCCACTCTGCCAGACTGTTTGATGCCTGCCCAATAAACACCCACTAACAGCTACGGGAGGGGGGAATCGCCCCATTTCCAGCATTCTTGTCCTCTTTGCTGCTCTGATCGCGTCCCTGCCTTGCCCTTCGCTCACTGCTCTCGGGGACACAGCAGTCCTGTGGGGCGGGTGGCCACTGCCTTGGCACAGAaacggggctgggggagggggggaatgcAGCGCTGCCTCTTTGCATTTGGCTTTGAGAAGAGGGCTGCTGCCGTGGCTGTAGCTGGGCTgatgcaacagcagctgggaaaggACTGAAGAGGGGGTtgcagagcaggagaggggccaGGGCGTCCGAGCATGCTCATGTCTGCAGGGAAAGGCATCAGGGCTGCCCAGAGCCCCTTTGCCAGGGATGGAGACTTCACACAGAGTGGGTGGCATTGCTAAAGGCTCTGGTGCCTGGTCTGTCCCCTCGTCCCCAGCCTGGGCAGCCCCTGGTAGTAGGGTCCTGCTCCAGGAAccaagagcaggagcaggcttGGGCAGGCACTGGCATCGCTCCCAGGATACATCTTCAGATGCTGCTCTGTGCCATGCCCAGCCGGAACCAGAGGCTCTGCCCTGGCCCCTGCACTGGCTCCATCCCCTTCTAAGGGTGCTGGTCCTCTGAGGCCCTGGGGCGCAGACAGTCCTGGTGCAGCCGTGGCCTCTGACACCATGCCGGACTATGCAGGCAGAGGATTTCCTTGTggcagccctgggtgctggCTGGGCTCTCACCCCAGGCCTCCATGGGGTGAATGCTCAGAAGAGGCTCAGTGTTTTGGTCTTAAGCCTGTGTGGCcaagggggaggaaggagcaagACTAGTGGGGTCTCAGATGCCTGGGTGGAGTAGCCGAGGCACGGTggctttgctgtgctgcttctctgcccCATGGAGTCCATGCCCTTTGCAGCATCCCTGTGGAGCCTGGCCCGGCGCTCTCCCCAGGCATCCCTCTGTGGCAGGGGACAGTCTCTGCCTCTCCATCCCAGGCATCCCCTGGGCTGCAGagaccccctgcacccctctaCTGCCCGTATCTGCATCCGGGCTCACCAGCCCCCACCGACAAGTCCTTGCTCGGAGCCCAGCACTCTTCCCCAAAGCCTCCCTGGTGCATTGGCTGTGACCCCTCCTGCATAAGGCCCAGGACAAGTTTTGGGTTGCTTTTCACAGATGTGGCTTCATGTCCAGACCCTGCCGTGGACTGTCACAGCCACAGGTAACCTGTTGCATGCAGGTGGTGTCTAGCCATGGGGGTGACTTCTTGCACATGGGTGGCCTCCTGCATGCACAGGAGCTGTTGCATGCACAGGAGCCGTTGCACGCTCAGAAGCCGTTGCACGTGCAGGCAGgcacgggcagggcaggcagcagcggcAGTGCCCTGTGCTGTTGAGCGGTGGTGGTGTGGGAACATCCCCAGCGGGGCTGCTGGCAGAGACTGTCACTGCACAGATCCTTTCCCCGCACCCTGCTCCCTTTCCCATGGGCTGCTGCCCTTCTCTCCGTGCCCTTCGTTGTTGTATGtagttcttttaaaatgagattttattaaACGACCATGTTTGAGACCCATGCGAGTGTGTGGTATGGGGCCAGGCTACCCACTGCGGGGCCCTCGTCTCAGAGTGCTCCTCTTAGGAGCAGGGTGGGACGGGATGGGGAGGGATAGGGAGGGAGGATGCTGCGGGTCCACCATCCCCAAACCTTCCCCAGGGAATAGCGAGAGCAGCCGTCCTGTTCTTGCAACTGGAGTAGCCTCCAAACCCTTCCCACGGGTTTTCTGAGACCCCGCAAGAACGTAgggtttattttcttgcttcttaGTGTTTGCCAGGAGAGGTTTCCCCAGCGATGGGTTGGGTGGGAGCCCCTGGCTGTGTCTGCCcgcacccagccctgcagcgCCCAGCGCCCACCCGCCCCCATCACCCCTTGCCCCCAGGGCCGGGGCCCTTCGCACCTCGGCGGGGCCGACAGATAAGGGCTATCATGTTCCCCCATTGTGTGGAGCCTGAGCTCCTCTCCCGGCCCTTTGATCACTCCAGCCCCCCCATCAGGCTGATAAAATCTCGTCTCCTCCTGGTTTCGGCAGCCTGGAGGGTGGGTGCTGACTCACCGCCAAAGCGCCTGGGCATCATCGGGGATGCTTTGCTCAGCCCCGCTCAGAGCACACGCAGGCTTTTTGGGAAGCTCTAGCTTTGAGTAAAACCCGGCTGCTCCTCCCGGGAAGACTCCGTCAGTCAGGGCCCCCCTAGGAAGCTGTGTCCCCACCGCATGTCCGGGCACTGGAGAGTCATTTGTCCTGGGACACCAGGTCTGTGCTGCAgacatcccagcacagcccagggctgggtgcaGCGTCTGTGCTCAGCTccagcctgtccctgcttcAGTTTCCCCAGCAGGGAGGACTGGCTGGTGTGTTCAGGCACTGCGGTGATGTGGGCAATACCCAAATTACACCCTGGGCTCTGAAACGCAGAGGCCTTTTTAATGAGGGGACAGATCTGGACCAAACCATCCTCCAGGACAGACACTCATCGCAGCCACATTTGGAAGCACCAACCCTCTATTCCATCCACCCAGGCCAGCAGCCAAGCATATTGTGCCATGAAGTAGCTTTGGTGTTCCTCCCAGGGACGAGGCTTTTGAAGCTGAACCCACTGCCCAGCCCTCCTCAGACAGACCTGGAGTGAAGACTGTGGCCAGCTCCTGATCATGGGGTCCCGACCCACCttgtgcagggctgcagcccacCAAGGTGACTGCCTCAGGCATGAAACTCATGGGGATCCAGCACAGCCCTGACAGCTTCTCCATCATCTGCCCCAGGAGAAAGGGTCGGCTGACAGTGAATAGACCATCATCTGTGGTCATACACTCTCTTAAAATCTTGCCTCCAAGCCAAACCAATGCCAAACCAGCACACTCAGCAAAGGGAGGACAAGCAAATGTGCATCTCTGTTccccacagcctgctgctgTCTCAGTGAGATGGGGAGGACAGAAGCGTTTCTTTCAGCACATCTTTTCCTAGCAGGATCCCATCCATCCCTGACTGGGTTGCAGACCACAGAGCTGGGCCCAAGTCTGGAGCATGAGCAGGCTCCAGCCACAGTGGTGATGGAGGGAtgcatccttcctcctcccagagcaggcaggaggattTGCCCCAATGGAGATGGACAGCCAAGCCCTGGCCATCAGCACACAATGACCCCGCGCAATAACTGGGCACCTCACACTGCTCCCCCAAAATCACCCCATTGAAATGTAGAGGGAGGGGGCACACACTGAGAAACCCCACTGACTCCCTCCACATCCCCCAGCTAAAACCATCACTGCCACAATGGGCCCTGCTCCTACAAAGGGGCCGGTTCAAAGTCAACgtctcccttcccctctgcctgtATATGAAAGAGAGCAGGAATGCGTTTGAGGCCTTGGCGGGctaggggggctggggggcttcCTGGGGGGATGGAGAGAAAGAGCAGgttggcaggaggagggggtCCGGCCCAGGAACAATAAATCAAAGGGAAGGGGAGTTACTGCCCGGCCAAGGATCTTCTGAAACCCTGGGCCGCAGCAGGAGCCcgggaggagcagggctgatGGCTGCGATTGGAGTCCCGCAGCGAGACTTCCTCTGCCggctggcagaggggaggcagaggggcaggCCTGCCTGCATGGCGCCTGGGTGCCGGCACCCCTGGCAGCATGGCCCAGCGCCCAGCTCTCCCCTCGGCATGGTTGAAACCAGCACCTGCAGGGAAAGGTGCCTCCCCAGGTCTGGGCAGTGGTTCCCCTCCAGGCAGGTCCTGCAGCTGTGGGGCTCATTTGGGGTTGCCCACATCCCTGATGATGGGCTTTTTGCATCCTTGGGTCATTTTCCTGGGGCTGCCTCACTCCCCAGAGCCGCCTGACGCAGCTGAGATGGGCAGCCCGGCACATGCCCAGCCAGGGGTCAGGAAGGGGCTTTAATTCCAGCTCATCCTCTtggtcaccttttttttttccttatggcAGTATCATTA
The Phalacrocorax carbo chromosome 18, bPhaCar2.1, whole genome shotgun sequence DNA segment above includes these coding regions:
- the NPDC1 gene encoding neural proliferation differentiation and control protein 1 encodes the protein MVAARGAAARRGALLLLLAALGVCRPRLARAAASCPRSLDCALQRREFCPPGSGACGPCLRTFQEDDRGRCIQKQLSPSGRTSVPSLEEEIDFLADVLARQEAPHPHQLRDGKPRTTLVPGSGRQRMASGLREGLLQRGPASSKAAATLPTSTTSTVQKYPVEASPIPSNDDVVLGLIVVCTVAGISALIVAAVCWCRLQKEVRLAQKADYAAQRAASPLPYDKISPGDKTLAQSAQMYHYQHQKQQMLSMEKHKEEPKLPDSASSDEENEDGDFTVYECPGLAPTGEMEVRNPLFDDSSLHPSNPKSHQ